The following are encoded in a window of Scophthalmus maximus strain ysfricsl-2021 chromosome 6, ASM2237912v1, whole genome shotgun sequence genomic DNA:
- the pfkfb4b gene encoding 6-phosphofructo-2-kinase/fructose-2,6-bisphosphatase 4b isoform X2: protein MLDNGELVLDTSPRELTQNPLRKIWLPCRNGHIAQRRVCMTNCPTLIVTVGLPARGKTYISKKLTRYLNWIGVPTKEFNVGQYRRECLKIYKSFEFFRPDNEEGLKIRRQCALAALNDVRQYLSVEGGQVAVFDATNTTRERRGTIVKFAEQNDFKVFFVESVCEDPDVIAQNIVQVKLGSPDYIHCNTEEAIEDFMKRIKCYESSYQPLDEALDRDLSYITIMDVGRRYLVNRVLDHIQSRIVYYLMNIHITPRSIYLCRHGESDLNIKGRIGGDSGLSARGKEFARSLMKFIQEQNIKDLKVWTSQMKRTIQTAECLGVPYEQWKPLNEIDAGVCEEMMYEEIQEHYPLEFALRDQDKYRYRYPKGESYEDLVQRLEPVIMELERQENVLVICHQAVMRCLLAYFLDKSADELPYLKCPLHTVLKLTPMAYGCKVESVCLSVDAVNTHRDRPEVGIPGSTQMSLSRRCRQLESPSGVSPPFQENILCDLRLNQDVVSENTACLEAM from the exons ATGTTAGACAACGGAGAGCTGGTGTTGGACACTTCCCCGCGGGAGCTCACCCAGAACCCGCTGAGGAAGATCTGGCTGCCGTGCAGGAACGGACACATCGCCCAGAGACGCG tatGTATGACAAATTGCCCGACCctcattgtgactgtaggacTTCCAGCCCGAGGGAAGACTTACATTTCAAAGAAGCTCACTCGCTACTTAAACTGGATAGGTGTGCCAACCAAAG AGTTCAATGTTGGCCAGTATCGGAGGGAGTGTCTGAAGATCTACAAATCCTTCGAGTTTTTCCGTCCAGATAATGAAGAGGGATTAAAAATCAGACG TCAGTGTGCTTTGGCTGCACTAAATGATGTCCGACAGTACCTGAGTGTCGAAGGAGGACAGGTGGCG GTCTTTGATGCAACAAATACaacaagagaaagaagagggacCATTGTCAAGTTCGCTGAGCAGAATGACTTCAAG GTGTTTTTTgtggagtctgtgtgtgaggacCCAGATGTCATCGCGCAAAACATAGTG CAAGTGAAGTTGGGCAGCCCAGACTACATTCACTGCAACACAGAGGAGGCCATCGAGGACTTCATGAAGAGAATCAAATGTTACGAATCCTCCTACCAACCCCTGGACGAGGCTCTGGACAG GGACCTGTCCTACATAACGATCATGGACGTGGGCCGGCGTTACCTGGTGAACCGCGTTCTTGACCACATCCAAAGCCGAATCGTCTACTACCTGATGAACATCCACATTACGCCACGCTCCATCTATCTGTGTCGCCACGGTGAGAGTGACCTCAACATCAAGGGACGCATCGGAGGAGACTCGGGCTTGTCTgccagaggaaaagag TTCGCCAGAAGTCTGATGAAATTCATCCAGGAGCAGAATATCAAAGATCTGAAGGTGTGGACGAGCCAGATGAAGAGGACGATCCAGACGGCAGAGTGCCTCGGCGTCCCGTACGAACAGTGGAAGCCTCTGAACGAAATAGATGCT ggtgtgtgtgaggaaatgaTGTATGAGGAGATTCAAGAGCATTACCCCCTGGAGTTTGCACTGAGAGACCAAGACAAGTATCGCTACCGCTACCCCAAAGGAGAG TCGTATGAAGACCTGGTGCAGCGACTGGAGCCGGTGATCATGGAGCTGGAGAGACAGGAGAACGTTCTGGTGATCTGTCATCAAGCTGTGATGCGCTGTCTTCTTGCATATTTCCTTGACAAGTCTGCAG ACGAGTTGCCTTATCTCAAGTGCCCTTTGCACACGGTGTTGAAGTTGACCCCCATGGCTTACG GATGTAAAGTGGAGTCTGTGTGTTTAAGCGTGGACGCTGTGAACACTCACCGAGACCGACCTGAGGTAGGTATCCCAGGCAGCACACAAATGTCTCTCAGCAGACGATGTAGACAACTTGAATCCCCTTCAGGGGTTTCGCCTCCTTTTCAAGAAAACATCCTCTGCGATCTTCGATTGAATCAGGACGTCGTCTCAGAAAACACCGCGTGTTTAGAAGCTATGTGA
- the pfkfb4b gene encoding 6-phosphofructo-2-kinase/fructose-2,6-bisphosphatase 4b isoform X6, whose amino-acid sequence MCGVKSGRVGKVCMTNCPTLIVTVGLPARGKTYISKKLTRYLNWIGVPTKEFNVGQYRRECLKIYKSFEFFRPDNEEGLKIRRQCALAALNDVRQYLSVEGGQVAVFDATNTTRERRGTIVKFAEQNDFKVFFVESVCEDPDVIAQNIVQVKLGSPDYIHCNTEEAIEDFMKRIKCYESSYQPLDEALDRDLSYITIMDVGRRYLVNRVLDHIQSRIVYYLMNIHITPRSIYLCRHGESDLNIKGRIGGDSGLSARGKEFARSLMKFIQEQNIKDLKVWTSQMKRTIQTAECLGVPYEQWKPLNEIDAGVCEEMMYEEIQEHYPLEFALRDQDKYRYRYPKGESYEDLVQRLEPVIMELERQENVLVICHQAVMRCLLAYFLDKSADELPYLKCPLHTVLKLTPMAYGCKVESVCLSVDAVNTHRDRPEVGIPGSTQMSLSRRCRQLESPSGVSPPFQENILCDLRLNQDVVSENTACLEAM is encoded by the exons ATGTGTGGAGTTAAATCCGGGCGTGTaggaaaag tatGTATGACAAATTGCCCGACCctcattgtgactgtaggacTTCCAGCCCGAGGGAAGACTTACATTTCAAAGAAGCTCACTCGCTACTTAAACTGGATAGGTGTGCCAACCAAAG AGTTCAATGTTGGCCAGTATCGGAGGGAGTGTCTGAAGATCTACAAATCCTTCGAGTTTTTCCGTCCAGATAATGAAGAGGGATTAAAAATCAGACG TCAGTGTGCTTTGGCTGCACTAAATGATGTCCGACAGTACCTGAGTGTCGAAGGAGGACAGGTGGCG GTCTTTGATGCAACAAATACaacaagagaaagaagagggacCATTGTCAAGTTCGCTGAGCAGAATGACTTCAAG GTGTTTTTTgtggagtctgtgtgtgaggacCCAGATGTCATCGCGCAAAACATAGTG CAAGTGAAGTTGGGCAGCCCAGACTACATTCACTGCAACACAGAGGAGGCCATCGAGGACTTCATGAAGAGAATCAAATGTTACGAATCCTCCTACCAACCCCTGGACGAGGCTCTGGACAG GGACCTGTCCTACATAACGATCATGGACGTGGGCCGGCGTTACCTGGTGAACCGCGTTCTTGACCACATCCAAAGCCGAATCGTCTACTACCTGATGAACATCCACATTACGCCACGCTCCATCTATCTGTGTCGCCACGGTGAGAGTGACCTCAACATCAAGGGACGCATCGGAGGAGACTCGGGCTTGTCTgccagaggaaaagag TTCGCCAGAAGTCTGATGAAATTCATCCAGGAGCAGAATATCAAAGATCTGAAGGTGTGGACGAGCCAGATGAAGAGGACGATCCAGACGGCAGAGTGCCTCGGCGTCCCGTACGAACAGTGGAAGCCTCTGAACGAAATAGATGCT ggtgtgtgtgaggaaatgaTGTATGAGGAGATTCAAGAGCATTACCCCCTGGAGTTTGCACTGAGAGACCAAGACAAGTATCGCTACCGCTACCCCAAAGGAGAG TCGTATGAAGACCTGGTGCAGCGACTGGAGCCGGTGATCATGGAGCTGGAGAGACAGGAGAACGTTCTGGTGATCTGTCATCAAGCTGTGATGCGCTGTCTTCTTGCATATTTCCTTGACAAGTCTGCAG ACGAGTTGCCTTATCTCAAGTGCCCTTTGCACACGGTGTTGAAGTTGACCCCCATGGCTTACG GATGTAAAGTGGAGTCTGTGTGTTTAAGCGTGGACGCTGTGAACACTCACCGAGACCGACCTGAGGTAGGTATCCCAGGCAGCACACAAATGTCTCTCAGCAGACGATGTAGACAACTTGAATCCCCTTCAGGGGTTTCGCCTCCTTTTCAAGAAAACATCCTCTGCGATCTTCGATTGAATCAGGACGTCGTCTCAGAAAACACCGCGTGTTTAGAAGCTATGTGA
- the pfkfb4b gene encoding 6-phosphofructo-2-kinase/fructose-2,6-bisphosphatase 4b isoform X5, with translation MWACARVRTRRRARPSLPRSIHRFTPEPPPRRLSLRVTPGQRRLQPGTMRGVCRPRNTRGRAVCMTNCPTLIVTVGLPARGKTYISKKLTRYLNWIGVPTKEFNVGQYRRECLKIYKSFEFFRPDNEEGLKIRRQCALAALNDVRQYLSVEGGQVAVFDATNTTRERRGTIVKFAEQNDFKVFFVESVCEDPDVIAQNIVQVKLGSPDYIHCNTEEAIEDFMKRIKCYESSYQPLDEALDRDLSYITIMDVGRRYLVNRVLDHIQSRIVYYLMNIHITPRSIYLCRHGESDLNIKGRIGGDSGLSARGKEFARSLMKFIQEQNIKDLKVWTSQMKRTIQTAECLGVPYEQWKPLNEIDAGVCEEMMYEEIQEHYPLEFALRDQDKYRYRYPKGESYEDLVQRLEPVIMELERQENVLVICHQAVMRCLLAYFLDKSADELPYLKCPLHTVLKLTPMAYGCKVESVCLSVDAVNTHRDRPEDVVSENTACLEAM, from the exons ATGTGGGCGTGCGCGCGTGTCCGGACACGACGGCGCGCAcgcccctctctccctcgctccatTCATCGCTTCACCCCCGAGCCGCCGCCGCGGAGACTCTCACTCCGCGTCACGCCGGGACAGAGGAGGCTTCAACCCGGGACCATGAGGGGCGTCTGCCGCCCGAGGAACACGCGCGGAAGGGCAG tatGTATGACAAATTGCCCGACCctcattgtgactgtaggacTTCCAGCCCGAGGGAAGACTTACATTTCAAAGAAGCTCACTCGCTACTTAAACTGGATAGGTGTGCCAACCAAAG AGTTCAATGTTGGCCAGTATCGGAGGGAGTGTCTGAAGATCTACAAATCCTTCGAGTTTTTCCGTCCAGATAATGAAGAGGGATTAAAAATCAGACG TCAGTGTGCTTTGGCTGCACTAAATGATGTCCGACAGTACCTGAGTGTCGAAGGAGGACAGGTGGCG GTCTTTGATGCAACAAATACaacaagagaaagaagagggacCATTGTCAAGTTCGCTGAGCAGAATGACTTCAAG GTGTTTTTTgtggagtctgtgtgtgaggacCCAGATGTCATCGCGCAAAACATAGTG CAAGTGAAGTTGGGCAGCCCAGACTACATTCACTGCAACACAGAGGAGGCCATCGAGGACTTCATGAAGAGAATCAAATGTTACGAATCCTCCTACCAACCCCTGGACGAGGCTCTGGACAG GGACCTGTCCTACATAACGATCATGGACGTGGGCCGGCGTTACCTGGTGAACCGCGTTCTTGACCACATCCAAAGCCGAATCGTCTACTACCTGATGAACATCCACATTACGCCACGCTCCATCTATCTGTGTCGCCACGGTGAGAGTGACCTCAACATCAAGGGACGCATCGGAGGAGACTCGGGCTTGTCTgccagaggaaaagag TTCGCCAGAAGTCTGATGAAATTCATCCAGGAGCAGAATATCAAAGATCTGAAGGTGTGGACGAGCCAGATGAAGAGGACGATCCAGACGGCAGAGTGCCTCGGCGTCCCGTACGAACAGTGGAAGCCTCTGAACGAAATAGATGCT ggtgtgtgtgaggaaatgaTGTATGAGGAGATTCAAGAGCATTACCCCCTGGAGTTTGCACTGAGAGACCAAGACAAGTATCGCTACCGCTACCCCAAAGGAGAG TCGTATGAAGACCTGGTGCAGCGACTGGAGCCGGTGATCATGGAGCTGGAGAGACAGGAGAACGTTCTGGTGATCTGTCATCAAGCTGTGATGCGCTGTCTTCTTGCATATTTCCTTGACAAGTCTGCAG ACGAGTTGCCTTATCTCAAGTGCCCTTTGCACACGGTGTTGAAGTTGACCCCCATGGCTTACG GATGTAAAGTGGAGTCTGTGTGTTTAAGCGTGGACGCTGTGAACACTCACCGAGACCGACCTGAG GACGTCGTCTCAGAAAACACCGCGTGTTTAGAAGCTATGTGA
- the pfkfb4b gene encoding 6-phosphofructo-2-kinase/fructose-2,6-bisphosphatase 4b isoform X1 — MWACARVRTRRRARPSLPRSIHRFTPEPPPRRLSLRVTPGQRRLQPGTMRGVCRPRNTRGRAVCMTNCPTLIVTVGLPARGKTYISKKLTRYLNWIGVPTKEFNVGQYRRECLKIYKSFEFFRPDNEEGLKIRRQCALAALNDVRQYLSVEGGQVAVFDATNTTRERRGTIVKFAEQNDFKVFFVESVCEDPDVIAQNIVQVKLGSPDYIHCNTEEAIEDFMKRIKCYESSYQPLDEALDRDLSYITIMDVGRRYLVNRVLDHIQSRIVYYLMNIHITPRSIYLCRHGESDLNIKGRIGGDSGLSARGKEFARSLMKFIQEQNIKDLKVWTSQMKRTIQTAECLGVPYEQWKPLNEIDAGVCEEMMYEEIQEHYPLEFALRDQDKYRYRYPKGESYEDLVQRLEPVIMELERQENVLVICHQAVMRCLLAYFLDKSADELPYLKCPLHTVLKLTPMAYGCKVESVCLSVDAVNTHRDRPEVGIPGSTQMSLSRRCRQLESPSGVSPPFQENILCDLRLNQDVVSENTACLEAM, encoded by the exons ATGTGGGCGTGCGCGCGTGTCCGGACACGACGGCGCGCAcgcccctctctccctcgctccatTCATCGCTTCACCCCCGAGCCGCCGCCGCGGAGACTCTCACTCCGCGTCACGCCGGGACAGAGGAGGCTTCAACCCGGGACCATGAGGGGCGTCTGCCGCCCGAGGAACACGCGCGGAAGGGCAG tatGTATGACAAATTGCCCGACCctcattgtgactgtaggacTTCCAGCCCGAGGGAAGACTTACATTTCAAAGAAGCTCACTCGCTACTTAAACTGGATAGGTGTGCCAACCAAAG AGTTCAATGTTGGCCAGTATCGGAGGGAGTGTCTGAAGATCTACAAATCCTTCGAGTTTTTCCGTCCAGATAATGAAGAGGGATTAAAAATCAGACG TCAGTGTGCTTTGGCTGCACTAAATGATGTCCGACAGTACCTGAGTGTCGAAGGAGGACAGGTGGCG GTCTTTGATGCAACAAATACaacaagagaaagaagagggacCATTGTCAAGTTCGCTGAGCAGAATGACTTCAAG GTGTTTTTTgtggagtctgtgtgtgaggacCCAGATGTCATCGCGCAAAACATAGTG CAAGTGAAGTTGGGCAGCCCAGACTACATTCACTGCAACACAGAGGAGGCCATCGAGGACTTCATGAAGAGAATCAAATGTTACGAATCCTCCTACCAACCCCTGGACGAGGCTCTGGACAG GGACCTGTCCTACATAACGATCATGGACGTGGGCCGGCGTTACCTGGTGAACCGCGTTCTTGACCACATCCAAAGCCGAATCGTCTACTACCTGATGAACATCCACATTACGCCACGCTCCATCTATCTGTGTCGCCACGGTGAGAGTGACCTCAACATCAAGGGACGCATCGGAGGAGACTCGGGCTTGTCTgccagaggaaaagag TTCGCCAGAAGTCTGATGAAATTCATCCAGGAGCAGAATATCAAAGATCTGAAGGTGTGGACGAGCCAGATGAAGAGGACGATCCAGACGGCAGAGTGCCTCGGCGTCCCGTACGAACAGTGGAAGCCTCTGAACGAAATAGATGCT ggtgtgtgtgaggaaatgaTGTATGAGGAGATTCAAGAGCATTACCCCCTGGAGTTTGCACTGAGAGACCAAGACAAGTATCGCTACCGCTACCCCAAAGGAGAG TCGTATGAAGACCTGGTGCAGCGACTGGAGCCGGTGATCATGGAGCTGGAGAGACAGGAGAACGTTCTGGTGATCTGTCATCAAGCTGTGATGCGCTGTCTTCTTGCATATTTCCTTGACAAGTCTGCAG ACGAGTTGCCTTATCTCAAGTGCCCTTTGCACACGGTGTTGAAGTTGACCCCCATGGCTTACG GATGTAAAGTGGAGTCTGTGTGTTTAAGCGTGGACGCTGTGAACACTCACCGAGACCGACCTGAGGTAGGTATCCCAGGCAGCACACAAATGTCTCTCAGCAGACGATGTAGACAACTTGAATCCCCTTCAGGGGTTTCGCCTCCTTTTCAAGAAAACATCCTCTGCGATCTTCGATTGAATCAGGACGTCGTCTCAGAAAACACCGCGTGTTTAGAAGCTATGTGA
- the pfkfb4b gene encoding 6-phosphofructo-2-kinase/fructose-2,6-bisphosphatase 4b isoform X7, translated as MLDNGELVLDTSPRELTQNPLRKIWLPCRNGHIAQRRVCMTNCPTLIVTVGLPARGKTYISKKLTRYLNWIGVPTKEFNVGQYRRECLKIYKSFEFFRPDNEEGLKIRRQCALAALNDVRQYLSVEGGQVAVFDATNTTRERRGTIVKFAEQNDFKVFFVESVCEDPDVIAQNIVQVKLGSPDYIHCNTEEAIEDFMKRIKCYESSYQPLDEALDRDLSYITIMDVGRRYLVNRVLDHIQSRIVYYLMNIHITPRSIYLCRHGESDLNIKGRIGGDSGLSARGKEFARSLMKFIQEQNIKDLKVWTSQMKRTIQTAECLGVPYEQWKPLNEIDAGVCEEMMYEEIQEHYPLEFALRDQDKYRYRYPKGESYEDLVQRLEPVIMELERQENVLVICHQAVMRCLLAYFLDKSADELPYLKCPLHTVLKLTPMAYGCKVESVCLSVDAVNTHRDRPENVTVRRSTEDALQTVPTHF; from the exons ATGTTAGACAACGGAGAGCTGGTGTTGGACACTTCCCCGCGGGAGCTCACCCAGAACCCGCTGAGGAAGATCTGGCTGCCGTGCAGGAACGGACACATCGCCCAGAGACGCG tatGTATGACAAATTGCCCGACCctcattgtgactgtaggacTTCCAGCCCGAGGGAAGACTTACATTTCAAAGAAGCTCACTCGCTACTTAAACTGGATAGGTGTGCCAACCAAAG AGTTCAATGTTGGCCAGTATCGGAGGGAGTGTCTGAAGATCTACAAATCCTTCGAGTTTTTCCGTCCAGATAATGAAGAGGGATTAAAAATCAGACG TCAGTGTGCTTTGGCTGCACTAAATGATGTCCGACAGTACCTGAGTGTCGAAGGAGGACAGGTGGCG GTCTTTGATGCAACAAATACaacaagagaaagaagagggacCATTGTCAAGTTCGCTGAGCAGAATGACTTCAAG GTGTTTTTTgtggagtctgtgtgtgaggacCCAGATGTCATCGCGCAAAACATAGTG CAAGTGAAGTTGGGCAGCCCAGACTACATTCACTGCAACACAGAGGAGGCCATCGAGGACTTCATGAAGAGAATCAAATGTTACGAATCCTCCTACCAACCCCTGGACGAGGCTCTGGACAG GGACCTGTCCTACATAACGATCATGGACGTGGGCCGGCGTTACCTGGTGAACCGCGTTCTTGACCACATCCAAAGCCGAATCGTCTACTACCTGATGAACATCCACATTACGCCACGCTCCATCTATCTGTGTCGCCACGGTGAGAGTGACCTCAACATCAAGGGACGCATCGGAGGAGACTCGGGCTTGTCTgccagaggaaaagag TTCGCCAGAAGTCTGATGAAATTCATCCAGGAGCAGAATATCAAAGATCTGAAGGTGTGGACGAGCCAGATGAAGAGGACGATCCAGACGGCAGAGTGCCTCGGCGTCCCGTACGAACAGTGGAAGCCTCTGAACGAAATAGATGCT ggtgtgtgtgaggaaatgaTGTATGAGGAGATTCAAGAGCATTACCCCCTGGAGTTTGCACTGAGAGACCAAGACAAGTATCGCTACCGCTACCCCAAAGGAGAG TCGTATGAAGACCTGGTGCAGCGACTGGAGCCGGTGATCATGGAGCTGGAGAGACAGGAGAACGTTCTGGTGATCTGTCATCAAGCTGTGATGCGCTGTCTTCTTGCATATTTCCTTGACAAGTCTGCAG ACGAGTTGCCTTATCTCAAGTGCCCTTTGCACACGGTGTTGAAGTTGACCCCCATGGCTTACG GATGTAAAGTGGAGTCTGTGTGTTTAAGCGTGGACGCTGTGAACACTCACCGAGACCGACCTGAG AATGTGACTGTGCGGCGTAGCACTGAAGACGCTCTGCAAACGGTCCCCACTCACTTCTGA
- the pfkfb4b gene encoding 6-phosphofructo-2-kinase/fructose-2,6-bisphosphatase 4b isoform X4, which translates to MWACARVRTRRRARPSLPRSIHRFTPEPPPRRLSLRVTPGQRRLQPGTMRGVCRPRNTRGRAVCMTNCPTLIVTVGLPARGKTYISKKLTRYLNWIGVPTKEFNVGQYRRECLKIYKSFEFFRPDNEEGLKIRRQCALAALNDVRQYLSVEGGQVAVFDATNTTRERRGTIVKFAEQNDFKVFFVESVCEDPDVIAQNIVQVKLGSPDYIHCNTEEAIEDFMKRIKCYESSYQPLDEALDRDLSYITIMDVGRRYLVNRVLDHIQSRIVYYLMNIHITPRSIYLCRHGESDLNIKGRIGGDSGLSARGKEFARSLMKFIQEQNIKDLKVWTSQMKRTIQTAECLGVPYEQWKPLNEIDAGVCEEMMYEEIQEHYPLEFALRDQDKYRYRYPKGESYEDLVQRLEPVIMELERQENVLVICHQAVMRCLLAYFLDKSADELPYLKCPLHTVLKLTPMAYGCKVESVCLSVDAVNTHRDRPEGFRLLFKKTSSAIFD; encoded by the exons ATGTGGGCGTGCGCGCGTGTCCGGACACGACGGCGCGCAcgcccctctctccctcgctccatTCATCGCTTCACCCCCGAGCCGCCGCCGCGGAGACTCTCACTCCGCGTCACGCCGGGACAGAGGAGGCTTCAACCCGGGACCATGAGGGGCGTCTGCCGCCCGAGGAACACGCGCGGAAGGGCAG tatGTATGACAAATTGCCCGACCctcattgtgactgtaggacTTCCAGCCCGAGGGAAGACTTACATTTCAAAGAAGCTCACTCGCTACTTAAACTGGATAGGTGTGCCAACCAAAG AGTTCAATGTTGGCCAGTATCGGAGGGAGTGTCTGAAGATCTACAAATCCTTCGAGTTTTTCCGTCCAGATAATGAAGAGGGATTAAAAATCAGACG TCAGTGTGCTTTGGCTGCACTAAATGATGTCCGACAGTACCTGAGTGTCGAAGGAGGACAGGTGGCG GTCTTTGATGCAACAAATACaacaagagaaagaagagggacCATTGTCAAGTTCGCTGAGCAGAATGACTTCAAG GTGTTTTTTgtggagtctgtgtgtgaggacCCAGATGTCATCGCGCAAAACATAGTG CAAGTGAAGTTGGGCAGCCCAGACTACATTCACTGCAACACAGAGGAGGCCATCGAGGACTTCATGAAGAGAATCAAATGTTACGAATCCTCCTACCAACCCCTGGACGAGGCTCTGGACAG GGACCTGTCCTACATAACGATCATGGACGTGGGCCGGCGTTACCTGGTGAACCGCGTTCTTGACCACATCCAAAGCCGAATCGTCTACTACCTGATGAACATCCACATTACGCCACGCTCCATCTATCTGTGTCGCCACGGTGAGAGTGACCTCAACATCAAGGGACGCATCGGAGGAGACTCGGGCTTGTCTgccagaggaaaagag TTCGCCAGAAGTCTGATGAAATTCATCCAGGAGCAGAATATCAAAGATCTGAAGGTGTGGACGAGCCAGATGAAGAGGACGATCCAGACGGCAGAGTGCCTCGGCGTCCCGTACGAACAGTGGAAGCCTCTGAACGAAATAGATGCT ggtgtgtgtgaggaaatgaTGTATGAGGAGATTCAAGAGCATTACCCCCTGGAGTTTGCACTGAGAGACCAAGACAAGTATCGCTACCGCTACCCCAAAGGAGAG TCGTATGAAGACCTGGTGCAGCGACTGGAGCCGGTGATCATGGAGCTGGAGAGACAGGAGAACGTTCTGGTGATCTGTCATCAAGCTGTGATGCGCTGTCTTCTTGCATATTTCCTTGACAAGTCTGCAG ACGAGTTGCCTTATCTCAAGTGCCCTTTGCACACGGTGTTGAAGTTGACCCCCATGGCTTACG GATGTAAAGTGGAGTCTGTGTGTTTAAGCGTGGACGCTGTGAACACTCACCGAGACCGACCTGAG GGGTTTCGCCTCCTTTTCAAGAAAACATCCTCTGCGATCTTCGATTGA
- the pfkfb4b gene encoding 6-phosphofructo-2-kinase/fructose-2,6-bisphosphatase 4b isoform X3, whose protein sequence is MWACARVRTRRRARPSLPRSIHRFTPEPPPRRLSLRVTPGQRRLQPGTMRGVCRPRNTRGRAVCMTNCPTLIVTVGLPARGKTYISKKLTRYLNWIGVPTKEFNVGQYRRECLKIYKSFEFFRPDNEEGLKIRRQCALAALNDVRQYLSVEGGQVAVFDATNTTRERRGTIVKFAEQNDFKVFFVESVCEDPDVIAQNIVQVKLGSPDYIHCNTEEAIEDFMKRIKCYESSYQPLDEALDRDLSYITIMDVGRRYLVNRVLDHIQSRIVYYLMNIHITPRSIYLCRHGESDLNIKGRIGGDSGLSARGKEFARSLMKFIQEQNIKDLKVWTSQMKRTIQTAECLGVPYEQWKPLNEIDAGVCEEMMYEEIQEHYPLEFALRDQDKYRYRYPKGESYEDLVQRLEPVIMELERQENVLVICHQAVMRCLLAYFLDKSADELPYLKCPLHTVLKLTPMAYGCKVESVCLSVDAVNTHRDRPENVTVRRSTEDALQTVPTHF, encoded by the exons ATGTGGGCGTGCGCGCGTGTCCGGACACGACGGCGCGCAcgcccctctctccctcgctccatTCATCGCTTCACCCCCGAGCCGCCGCCGCGGAGACTCTCACTCCGCGTCACGCCGGGACAGAGGAGGCTTCAACCCGGGACCATGAGGGGCGTCTGCCGCCCGAGGAACACGCGCGGAAGGGCAG tatGTATGACAAATTGCCCGACCctcattgtgactgtaggacTTCCAGCCCGAGGGAAGACTTACATTTCAAAGAAGCTCACTCGCTACTTAAACTGGATAGGTGTGCCAACCAAAG AGTTCAATGTTGGCCAGTATCGGAGGGAGTGTCTGAAGATCTACAAATCCTTCGAGTTTTTCCGTCCAGATAATGAAGAGGGATTAAAAATCAGACG TCAGTGTGCTTTGGCTGCACTAAATGATGTCCGACAGTACCTGAGTGTCGAAGGAGGACAGGTGGCG GTCTTTGATGCAACAAATACaacaagagaaagaagagggacCATTGTCAAGTTCGCTGAGCAGAATGACTTCAAG GTGTTTTTTgtggagtctgtgtgtgaggacCCAGATGTCATCGCGCAAAACATAGTG CAAGTGAAGTTGGGCAGCCCAGACTACATTCACTGCAACACAGAGGAGGCCATCGAGGACTTCATGAAGAGAATCAAATGTTACGAATCCTCCTACCAACCCCTGGACGAGGCTCTGGACAG GGACCTGTCCTACATAACGATCATGGACGTGGGCCGGCGTTACCTGGTGAACCGCGTTCTTGACCACATCCAAAGCCGAATCGTCTACTACCTGATGAACATCCACATTACGCCACGCTCCATCTATCTGTGTCGCCACGGTGAGAGTGACCTCAACATCAAGGGACGCATCGGAGGAGACTCGGGCTTGTCTgccagaggaaaagag TTCGCCAGAAGTCTGATGAAATTCATCCAGGAGCAGAATATCAAAGATCTGAAGGTGTGGACGAGCCAGATGAAGAGGACGATCCAGACGGCAGAGTGCCTCGGCGTCCCGTACGAACAGTGGAAGCCTCTGAACGAAATAGATGCT ggtgtgtgtgaggaaatgaTGTATGAGGAGATTCAAGAGCATTACCCCCTGGAGTTTGCACTGAGAGACCAAGACAAGTATCGCTACCGCTACCCCAAAGGAGAG TCGTATGAAGACCTGGTGCAGCGACTGGAGCCGGTGATCATGGAGCTGGAGAGACAGGAGAACGTTCTGGTGATCTGTCATCAAGCTGTGATGCGCTGTCTTCTTGCATATTTCCTTGACAAGTCTGCAG ACGAGTTGCCTTATCTCAAGTGCCCTTTGCACACGGTGTTGAAGTTGACCCCCATGGCTTACG GATGTAAAGTGGAGTCTGTGTGTTTAAGCGTGGACGCTGTGAACACTCACCGAGACCGACCTGAG AATGTGACTGTGCGGCGTAGCACTGAAGACGCTCTGCAAACGGTCCCCACTCACTTCTGA